A single Drechmeria coniospora strain ARSEF 6962 chromosome 03, whole genome shotgun sequence DNA region contains:
- a CDS encoding putative ATP citrate lyase subunit 2: MSAKAILEADGKAILNYHLTRAPVIKPSPLPKPTKHNAPPRLASLHFPEDANVGDILNQAEVTYPWLLQPGAKFVAKPDQLIKRRGKSGLLALNKAWPEAKAWIAERAGKEQKVEHTTGVLRQFLVEPFVPHPEGTEYYININSVRDGDWILFTHEGGVDVGDVDAKAEKLLIPVDLSEYPSNKEIAATLLKKVPEGVHNVLVDFITRLYAVYVDCQFTYLEINPLVVIPNADKTSADVHFLDLAAKLDQTADFECGVKWAVARSPAALGLTNVAAANGEKVNIDAGPPMEFPAPFGRELTKEEAYIADLDAKTGASLKLTVLNPNGRIWTLVAGGGASVVYADAIASAGFADDLANYGEYSGAPTESQTYHYARTVLDLMLRAPMNKQGKVLFIGGGIANFTNVASTFKGVIRALRDYATQLIEHNVQIWVRRAGPNFQEGLKNMKAATQELGLNAKIFGPEMHVSGIVPLALVPGKWEESKAEEFRA; this comes from the exons ATGTCCGCCAAGGCAATTCTCGAGGCTGACGGCAAGGCCATCCTCAACTACCACCTCACCCGCGCTCCCGTCATCAAGCCGAGCCCTCTCCCCAAGCCAACCAAGCACAACGCTCCGCCGCGGCTGGCCTCGCTGCACTTCCCCGAGGACGCCAACGTCGGCGACATCCTGAACCAGGCCGAGGTCACCTACCCTTGGCTCCTGCAGCCGGGCGCCAAGTTCGTCGCGAAGCCCGATCAGCTCATCAAGCGACGAGGCAAGAGCGGTCTCCTGGCCTTGAACAAGGCCTggcccgaggccaaggcgtgGATCGCCGAGCGTGCCGGCAAGGAGCAAAAGGTCGAGCACACGACGGGCGTCCTGAGACAGTTTCTCGTCGAGCCCTTTGTCCCTCATCCCGAGGGCACCGAGTACTACATCAACATCAACTCCGTCCGCGAT GGCGACTGGATCCTCTTCACccacgagggcggcgtcgacgtgggtgacgtcgacgccaaggcGGAGAAGCTTCTGATCCCCGTCGACCTCTCCGAGTATCCGTCCAACAAGGAGATCGCGGCGACGCTGCTGAAGAAGGTGCCCGAGGGCGTCCACAACGTGCTCGTCGACTTCATCACCCGCCTCTACGCCGTCTACGTCGACTGCCAGTTCACCTACCTCGAGATCAACCCTCTCGTGGTGATCCCCAACGCCGACAagacgtcggccgacgtccACTTCCTCGACCTGGCCGCCAAGCTGGACCAGACGGCCGACTTCGAGTGCGGCGTCAAGTGGGCCGTGGCCCGGTCcccggccgccctcggcctcaccaacgtggcggcggccaacggCGAAAAGGTCAACATCGACGCCGGCCCGCCCATGGAGTTCCCGGCCCCCTTCGGCCGCGAGCTGACCAAGGAGGAGGCCTacatcgccgacctcgacgccaagACGGGCGCCTCGCTGAAGCTGACGGTGCTCAACCCCAACGGCCGCATCTGgaccctcgtcgccggcggcggcgcctcggtcgtctacgccgacgccatcgcctcggccggcttcgccgacgacctggCCAACTACGGCGAGTACTCGGGCGCGCCCACCGAGTCGCAGACGTACCACTACGCCCGcaccgtcctcgacctcatGCTCCGCGCCCCCATGAACAAGCAGGGCAAGGTCCtcttcatcggcggcggcatcgccaacTTCACCAACGTCGCGAGCACCTTCAAGGGCGTCATCCGCGCCCTCCGCGACTACGCCACCCAGCTCATCGAGCACAACGTCCAGATCTGGGTCCGCCGCGCCGGCCCCAACTTCCAGGAGGGCCTGAAGAACATGAAGGCCGCCACGCAGGAGCTGGGCCTCAACGCCAAGATCTTCGGCCCCGAGATGCACGTCTCCGGCATCGTGCCCCTCGCTCTCGTCCCCGGCAAGTGGGAGGAGAGCAAGGCCGAGGAGTTCCGGGCCTAG
- a CDS encoding ATP-citrate synthase subunit 1: MSTLYLCIRTVVPVLRTPMALPGKYWYALQRWVGASSGIPSTLLHLVAAASVHRLANGDPLQFCWPARPAQLSDSGHRPATGWRLEPPGAATTLPSQRPRAQLPPIERPAVVRSSSQTLTSLPCPPHRPRPSPSSLVLPTHTALFLPASSRSGSISLLSAAADPKRQSQASIVELPNKLSLARTQPFPSSVTSASETSNRSRLAAMAQASSNSADGAKGQLSANDKIQRFAAPSRPLSPLPAHALFNDKTRCFVYGLQPRAVQGMLDFDFICKRKTPSVAGIIYTFGGQFVSKMYWGTSETLLPVYQAVDKAVAKHPDVDVVVNFASSRSVYSSTMELMENPQIKTIAIIAEGVPERRAREIAHVAKKKGVTIIGPATVGGIKPGSFKIGNTGGMMDNIVASKLYRKGSVGYVSKSGGMSNELNNIISQNTDGVYEGIAIGGDRYPGTTFIDHMLRYQADPECKILVLLGEVGGVEEYKVIDAVKQGVITKPIVAWAIGTCASMFKTEVQFGHAGSFANSQLETAAMKNKMMREAGFHVPNTFEDMPAVLKDVYDKLVKSGNIKPQPEPVVPKIPIDYSWAQELGLIRKPAAFISTISDDRGQELLYAGMPISDVFREEIGIGGVMSLLWFRRRLPDYASKFLEMVLMLTADHGPAVSGAMNTIITTRAGKDLISALVSGLLTIGSRFGGALDGAAEEFTKAFDKNLSPREFVDNMRKANKLIPGIGHRVKSRNNPDLRVELVKEYVLAKFPSHKLLDYALAVETVTTSKKDNLILNVDGCIAVCFVDLLRNCGAFSADEAEEYLSMGVLNGLFVLGRSIGLIAHYLDQKRLRTGLYRHPWDDITYLLPNLAEGRPGAEGRVEVQM, from the exons ATGAGCACGCTGTATCTgtgtatccgtactgtagtgccagtgctccgtacacctatGGCACTGCC ggGAAAGTACTGGTACGCCCTGCAGCGCTGGGTCGGCGCATCATCTGGCATCCCGTCAACCCTGCTCCACCTGGTGGCAGCGGCGTCGGTGCATCGACTCGCCAACGGCGACCCACTACAATTTTGCTGGCCCGCCAGGCCCGCCCAGCTTTCCGACAGCGGTCACCGTCCAGCGACCGGTTGGCGACTCGAGCCCCCTGGCGCAGCCACCACGTTGCCTTCCCAGCGACCTCGCGCCCAACTACCGCCAATCGAACGCCCTGCCGTCGTCCGTTCGTCTTCTCAAACTCTCACCTCCCTCCCCTGCCctccgcatcgtcctcgtccctcgccctcttccctcgtcctccctACACACACTGCACTCTTCCTTCCCGCCTCCTCCCGCAGTGGCAGCATCTCCTTGCTATCCGCAGCGGCCGACCCGAAAAGACAATCGCAGGCCTCGATCGTTGAGCTACCCAACAAGCTCTCGCTCGCACGCACGCAACCCTTTCCTTCTTCCGTCACGTCCGCGTCCGAGACGAGCAACAGGTCACGTCTCGCAGCCATGGCTCAGGCTTCCAGCAACAGCGCCGATGGTGCCAAGGGCCAGCTGTCCGCCAACGACAAGATCCAGCGCTTCGCCGCTCCCAGCCGGCCGCTCAGCCCCCTCCCGGCCCACGCCCTCTTCAACGACAAGACCCGATGCTTCGTCTACGGCCTCCAGCCCCGTGCCGTCCAAGGCATGCTGGATTTCGACTTCATCTGCAAGCGCAAGACGCCCTCggtcgccggcatcatctACACCTTCGGAGGCCAGTTCGTCAGCAAGATGTACTGGGGCACGAGCGAGACCCTCCTGCCCGTCTAccaggccgtcgacaaggccgtcgccaagcatcccgacgtcgacgtcgtcgtcaacttTGCCTCCTCGCGAAGCGTCTACAGCTCCACCATGGAGCTGATGGAGAACCCTCAGATCAAGACGAttgccatcatcgccgaggGTGTCCCCGAGAGG CGAGCCCGTGAGATTGCCCATGTGGCCAAGAAAAAGGGCGTGACCATCATCGGGCCCGCGACGGTCGGCGGCATCAAGCCCGGCAGCTTCAAGATCGGCAACACCGGCGGCATGATGGACAACATCGTCGCCTCCAAGCTCTACCGCAAGGGCTCCGTCGGCTACGTCTCCAAGTCCGGCGGCATGTCCAACGAGCTCAACAACATCATCTCCCAAAACACCGACGGCGTCTACGAGGGAATCGCCATCGGCGGTGACAGGTACCCCGGCACCACCTTCATCGACCACATGCTGCGGTACCAGGCCGACCCCGAATGCAAGatcctcgtcctgctcggcgaggtcggcggcgtcgaggagtaCAAGGTCATCGATGCCGTCAAGCAGGGCGTCATCACCAAGCCCATCGTCGCCTGGGCCATCGGCACGTGCGCGAGCATGTTCAAGACCGAGGTCCAGTTCGGCCACGCCGGCTCCTTCGCCAACTCGCagctcgagacggcggccatgaagaACAAGATGATGCGCGAGGCCGGCTTCCACGTCCCCAACACCTTCGAGGACATGCCCGCCGTCCTCAAGGACGTCTACGACAAGCTCGTCAAGAGCGGCAACATCAAGCCCCagcccgagcccgtcgtCCCCAAGATCCCCATCGACTACTCGTGGGCCCAGGAGCTCGGCCTCATCCGCAAGCCGGCCGCCTTCATCTCGACCATCTCCGACGATCGTGGCCAGGAGCTGCTCTACGCCGGCATGCCCATCTCGGACGTGTTCCGGGAGGagatcggcatcggcggcgtcatgTCCCTCCTCTggttccgccgccgcctgcccgACTACGCCTCCAAGTTTCTGGAGATGGTGCTCATGCTGACGGCCGACCACGGTCCCGCCGTGTCGGGCGCCATGaacaccatcatcaccacgcGTGCCGGCAAGGATCTCATCAGCGCCTTGGTCTCGGGTCTCCTGACCATCGGCTCTCGCTTCGGcggtgccctcgacggcgccgccgaagagTTCACCAAGGCCTTCGACAAGAACCTGAGCCCCCGAGAGTTCGTCGACAACATGCGCAAGGCCAACAAGCTCATCCCCGGCATCGGCCACCGCGTCAAGTCGCGCAACAACCCCGATCtgcgcgtcgagctcgtcaaggagTACGTCCTCGCCAAGTTCCCGAGCCACAAGCTCCTCGActacgccctcgccgtcgagacggtgacgacgtcgaagAAGGACAACCTGATCCtcaacgtcgacggctgcaTCGCCGTCTGCTTCGTCGACCTTCTCCGCAACTGCGgcgccttctccgccgacgaggccgaggagtaCCTGTCCATGGGCGTCCTCAAcggcctcttcgtcctcggccgaagCATTGGCCTCATCGCCCACTACCTCGACCAGAAGAGACTGCGCACTGGTCTGTACCGTCACCCTTGGGACGACATCACCTACCTCCTGCCCAACCTGGCCGAGGGCCGGCCTGGCGCCGAAGGCAGAGTGGAGGTGCAGATGTGA
- a CDS encoding glycoside hydrolase family 72 protein, whose protein sequence is MLIQFALIALAVGLAGAVPSLVVKGSHFVNPATGKVFQIVGIAYQPGGSAGYDPSTGKDPLSHGDACLRDAALMQAMGVNTIRVYNLDPDINHDECASIFNAAGIYMIIDVNSPLVGEAITSYQPWTSYYMAYLNHTFAVVESFSNYPNTLLYFSGNEVIDKPESATDVPPYLRAITRDLKNYIKNNVKRQIPVGYSAADVRTVLWDTWNYMQCAIDGEATDMSRADIFALNSYSWCGPEATFESSSYNELTDKFKDSSVPVFFSEYGCNRPQPRLWNETVAIYSDKMMPTFSGGVVYQWTEEENNYGLVSIKDDKLSIMGDYNRLKAKWATIDWDTVQSQSPSKKNNAPPECEASLIVEKEFDKNFTLPAVPDDAQKLIDKGIKPKPVGKIVDISDYKVKLTVVDSDGKEVSDLKVIPLKDDDFNWAGKNLIEISSGSNSTAANDTATTSDTVTDASGADQSTKIENSKSGDEDSVAMSLRPLLWVAAMLPLTVILIV, encoded by the exons ATGCTT ATCCAATTTGCTCTCATCGCACTTGCCGTCGGCTTGGCCGGCGCGGTTCCCTCGCTCGTGGTCAAGGGATCCCATTTTGTCAACCCAGCCACTGGCAAGGTCTTTCAGATTGTCGGCATCGCCTACCAGCCCGGTGGCAGTGCCGGATACGACCCCTCGACCGGCAAGGACCCCCTCAGCCATGGCGATGCCTGCCTACGCGACGCTGCTCTGATGCAGGCCATGGGCGTCAACACGATCCGCGTGTACAACTTGGACCCGGACATTAACCACGATGAATGCGCGAGCATCTTCAACGCT GCTGGCATCTACATGATCATTGATGTGAATTCTCCCCTCGTCGGTGAGGCCATCACCTCGTACCAGCCATGGACGAGCTACTACATGGCCTACTTGAATCACAcgtttgccgtcgtcgagtctTTCAGCAACTATCCCAACACGCTGCTCTACTTCTCGGGCAATGAGGTGATTGACAAGCCCGAGTCGGCCACGGACGTTCCGCCGTACCTCCGCGCCATCACCCGAGACCTCAAGAACTACATCAAGAACAACGTCAAGCGCCAGATTCCCGTGGGatactcggccgccgacgtccgCACCGTGCTCTGGGATACGTGGAATTATATGCAGtgcgccatcgacggcgaggccacgGACATGAGCCGCGCCGACATCTTTGCCCTCAACTCGTACAGCTGGTGTGGCCCCGAGGCCACGTTCGAGTCCTCGAGCTACAATGAGCTGACGGACAAGTTCAAGGACTCGTCGGTGCCCGTCTTTTTCAGCGAGTACGGCTGCAACCGGCCGCAGCCGCGCTTGTGGAACGAGACGGTGGCCATTTATAGCGACAAGATGATGCCTACCTTCTCGGGCGGCGTCGTCTACCAGTGGACCGAGGAGGAAAACAATTACGGTCTCGTGTCCATCAAGGACGACAAGCTCAGCATCATGGGCGATTACAATCGTCTCAAGGCCAAGTGGGCGACGATTGATTGGGACACTGTTCAGTCGCAGTCTCCTTCGAAGAAGAACAACGCGCCGCCCGAATGCGAGGCCAGCCTGATTGTGGAGAAGGAGTTTGACAAGAACTTTACCCTCCCCGCCGTCCCTGACGATGCCCAAAAGCTCATCGACAAAGGCATCAAGCCCAAGCCGGTGGGCAAGATTGTCGATATATCCGACTACAAGGTCAAGCTGACAGTTGTCGACTCGGACGGCAAGGAGGTGTCTGACCTCAAGGTTATCCCCCTCAAGGATGACGATTTCAATTGGGCCGGCAAGAATCTCATCGAGATtagcagcggcagcaacagcacggCGGCAAACgacacggcgacgacgagcgacaCCGTGACGGACGCCAGCGGCGCCGACCAGAGTACGAAGATCGAAAATAGCAAGAGCGGTGACGAAGACTCGGTTGCCATGTCGCTGCGACCGCTGCTCTGGGTGGCGGCGATGCTTCCACTGACGGTCATTCTCATTGTTTAG